TTTTATAGTGTCAACATTTTTAATAGGATTTTTTTAATTTTATCTGTAACTTTTATATATAAATACTTCTAAATTAACAAAAAGAACAATTAACAAGCCAATTATAGTATTACCAAAAATACTGTAATTAATTACTCCTGTCAATCGTTCTTTTTGAACTTATAATTATTTTATAACTTCGGCTCCACCCATATATGGTCTTAAAGCTTCCGGTATCTCAATTGTTCCATCTTCTCTTTGGAAGTTCTCAAGTATAGCAGCTACAGTTCTTCCTATAGCAACACCTGATCCGTTTAATGTATGGACATATTGAGGCTTATCCTTTGGATTTTCTTTATATCTTATATTGGCTCTTCTTGCCTGATAGTCTTCAAAGTTACTACAGCTTGATATTTCAACATACCTATTATAGCTTGGCATCCAAACTTCTATATCGTAGGTCATTGCTGAAGAAAATCCTAAATCTCCTTTGCAAAGTCTAACTACTCTATAAGCAAGTCCTAACCCCTGAAGTACTCTTTCTGCATCATTAGTAAGCTTTTCTAATTCCTCATAAGATTGTTCTGGCTTAGTAAACTTAACAAGCTCCACCTTATTGAATTGGTGTTGTCTTATAAGTCCTCTTGTGTCTCTTCCTGCCGAGCCTGCTTCTGATCTAAAGCAAGCACTATAAGCAGCATGCTTTATTGGTAAGTCAGTACCATTTAATACTTCATCACTATATAAATTAGTTACTGGAACCTCAGCTGTAGGTATTAATAAATAATCTGTATTTGCAATCTTAAATGCATCCTCTTCAAACTTTGGAAGCTGTCCTGTTCCAGTCATACTCTTCCTATTAACCATAAATGGCGGCATTATTTCGGTATATCCTGCTACATCTATATGAGTATTTAAGTAGTAATTTATTATAGCTCTTTCGAGTCTTGCACCTAAGCCTTTATATACCGTGAATCTTGAACCAGTAATTTTTCCTGCTCTGTCAAAATCTAAAATATCTAAATTAGTTCCTAGTTCCCAATGAGCCTTTGGTTCAAAAGCAAATTTATTAGGCTCTCCCCATTTTCTTATCTCAATATTGTCAGCATCTGACTTTCCTTCTGGAACCTTTAGATTTGGAATATTAGGTATTCTAAGAAGAATGTTTTGGATCTTATCATCTATTTCTGCTAGGTCTGCATCTAAAACCTTTATATCTTCTCCAACCTTTTTCATTTCAGCCATTATAGGCTCAACATCCTGTCCAGCCTTCTTTAATTTTGGTATTTCAGCTGAAACTTGATTTCTCCTACTTTTTAAGGTTTCAACCTGGACCAATACTTCTCTTCTTTTTTCATCTAAAGCTACAATTTCATCAATAAATGGTGGAAATGCTTCTCCCCTTGTAGCTAATAAAGCTTTTACCTCTTCAGGATTAGTTCTTATTCTTTTTAAATCTAACATAACTTTTCTCCTTTCGTTCAAAACCACTTGGAACCTTACTTGCTTCCATTCCCAAGCTGCCCTTTAAAGCCCATTTAAGACTTTAGTCTCCTTTATTATTCCCTGCTTACATTTTTAGTGCATACAATATCTACACCGGTATTTAAAATATTTTTACATACCAAGTCGCCAACCTTAATTGGGGCACCTACATAAATTCTACTTAATGCCTTTGAACATTCAATCCAAAGCTTTTTATCTATAGGTTTGGTACTCTTTACTGGCACTACATTATGTTTCGCTCCCTTTATTCTAACTAAAGTAGTTAAGATTCCACAGTCCTTTACTTCTTCCATATATTACACTCCATCAAATTCTTTTATTCTATTTAAAATAATACGAGAATTCTTAGAATCCTTAACTATATCAGTTATCTTTTTATTAGTTTCTCTAGCAAGTATAGAAACTATTTTATTCATGCAGTATGAGCCCTGACAGCTTCCTAAAGTTGCTCCAGTTCTTCTCTTTACTCCTTCTAGAGTTCTAGCCCCTAAGGGCCTTCTTATAGATTCTACTATTTCTCCTTCAGTAATCTTTTCACACAGGCAGACAATCTTTCCATATCTTTTGTCAAGCTGTATTATCTGATCTCTTTCTTCATTAGATAAATCTCTAAATCTATAGAACTCTCTTCTTTTATCATGAAAGTCCTTTTTAAGCTTACAATTAAAATTGCTTACCACAGTCTCGCAAATTATACTTGCAATTGATGGAGTCATTGTAACTTCTGCATAATGCTTTGCTGAAATTTTAATATATCCCTTATCTACAGAGCTGTCATCTATAAGTACTAAATTATCATAAAAAGCTGATTTATAAAAACTTGTAATATCTCCATCCTTAATTCCATTAACTAGGTTTGATACCTTGCTTACACCCTCAGCATAATTAATATTATCATTTGTAGCCAATGCTGCTATAGCGCTTCCATGAACTGAAGGAATAGTATAAACCCTCTCCCCCTGTTCGCTTATATTAAAAACTATCTTGGAGAAAATACCTTTAAACTCCCTTTCAAATAAAAAGTATTTTAAATGACCTGTACTATTTTGAAAACTATCCTCATTTTTATCTATACTATAGCTTTTTCCGGGAGTTGTGTTTATAACCATCTTACAAGTAAATTTATTTTTATTTGTTTCAACTCTAAAGCCTCGTGTTATCTTTTGAATATCTAAAACTTCTTCTTCAAGTTTAAAGTTAACTCCATTATCAAAAGCTACTTCAGCATAAGCTATAGCTAAATCATATGGACAAACTACTCCAATATTTTTAGAATATAAAGCTTTAGTAACTTTTGAATTTAGATTTGGCTCCATTTCATAAACTTCTTTGCTGTCTAAAAGCTGTATATTTTGAAGTCCTCTTTTTACGGCCCTATCATATAACTGTATTAGCTTTTGTTCTTCCTTATCATTTCCGGCAATTAGGAGACCGCCAGTCCTTTTAAATGGAACATTAAATTTTTGAGACAATTCATCAAACATGCTGTTGCCCATAGCTTCAAGCTTTGATATCATGCTGTCATCGCATTCCATGCCATCATAAACTACTGCAGAATTAATAAGAGCAACATCATCTGCAATATCATAATCCTTTTCTATAAGCGCAATATTTAGGCTGTACTTAGAAAGCTCATATGCAGCTGCACATCCTATAATACCTCCGCCTAATATAAGTACATCATAATCCATGACTCTGCCTACTCCTTCTAATAGTGTATGCTCACAGCGCTGCCTACAGGAATATTGTCATAAATCCATTTGGATTCCTCCACAGGTACTCTTATGCAGCCATGAGATACAGGAACACCTAATTTATCTTTTTCCTCTTCTATTATATTACCATTTTTATCTGTAGGTATAGAGTGTATTAAATAATTTGAAAAAAATTTAATATAATATTTGCCTCCTTGATTATATTTAGGACTAAAAAAGAAGGTTCCCTTATTTTGAATTTCAAAATTGCCAACAGGAGTTTCTGTATCAGCATTTCCAATAAGCCCTGTTGAACATTTTATTTCTCTTAGTTCTTTATTATCTTTATAAATAAAAATAAGTTGTTTTGTCAAATCCACATCTACCTTGTATGTAGTTTTTTTATTAATCTCTCCAGATAAGTTATCCTTATTTTTTCTTACCCATCCAAACCTTCCATTATTATCTTCACAATAAATATAACCATTTCTTTCATTATAAGCAACTATAACATCATTTTTTCTTAAATACCTTAACAGCTTGTCACTACCGCTACTATCAGAATATACATTTACTCTATCACCGCTTATGTAGTAAGTTTTTTTAAAGCTTGTATTAGAGTAAAAGGTAGTTATATCATCCTGATACTTATTTTTTTCTGAATCAGTATCAATATGTTCAACTTGTATAACTTTTACATCATCCGAATTTATTTCTTTATTTTCCTTATCTAAATCCATTAAAAAAGGAGGTAAAAATATAATTGAAAGTGTAAATAGAGTACTTAGTACCCAAGTCTTTTTCATTAGAATGCCTCCAATACCAAAGTATTATCATCTTAAACAATATGCTCATACATTGGTATTCTTTACACTTTCAGAAATAATAAACAGCAAGACTGCTTTAAATTTCTGTCTTGCTGTTTAATTCTATTTATTAAGTTCGCTTAGTATATCCTGAAGATTTTTGATATATTCTCCGTATTTAGCCCAATCTCCATTTTTCTGAGATTCTATAGCCTTATCAAATATGTCCTTTGCATTTTTTATCTTTTCTTTAATATTAGGGTCTGCTGTACCAGGATTGTTTGGTACTGCTGGTACATTTGGAGTTTGAGGCTGAACTTCAGTATAGTTAAATATTTGCTGCAGAGCTATATCTATGCTATCAACAAGTATAAGTTTATCGCCAAAGCCAACAACTATCCTTTTCATTTCAGGTATGCTGTTTTTACCTGTAGCTCTTAAATATATAGGTTCAACATACAACAGAGAGTTATTTATTGGAATAATCATCGTATCTCCGTACATAATTTCAGAACCTTCTTTATTCCATAGGGATATTTCCTTGGAAATAACAGGATCCTGATTTATTTTCTGTTTGAACAAATATGGACTGTAGATAGTCTTTTGTGTTGGGAATTTATAAAGAACTAGCTTTCCATAGTTTTCTTTATCCATTCTTGCTCCAAACAAAGCAACCATATTATCTTTATTTCTCATATTGAAATATTCAAGCAGTATCATTTCTTCCTTATCATGATTAGGAAGCTTCATAACAACATAAGCACCTTCATTAACTTCCTGATCCTCGCCAACCTTCTTTTGGGTTTTAGATACCTCCCAAAGGTCTTCTCCGTTATAGAATACTCCTGGATCTGTCATATGATATTTGCCAAGTATAGTGTTTTGAACATTGAACAGGTCCTCTGGATATCTAAAGTGATCTTTTATATCTTGAGATAATGTATTAATATCCTTAAACAAGCTAGGGAATATCTTTTTATAACTTGCTGCTATTGGATCATTATTGTCTACAATATAAAAATTTGTAATCCCGTCAGATGCATCAATAACAACCTTTATGGAATTTCTAATATAGTTTATATTTTTAACTGGTTGAGAATATGGATATCTGTCAGAAGTAGTAAAAGCATCAATTATCCAATAAAGCTTGCCTTCACTTGCCACTATATAAGGATCACTGTCATAATTTAAAAATGGAGCAATCTTTTGAACTCTATCTTTAATATTTCTGTTTATAAGTATCTTGCTATCACTGTTGATGTCTCTTGAGAGAAGAAAATTTATATTTCTTTGATTAATAGTAAAAAGAACTCTATTTAAAAGATTCATTTTTATTCCGGCCTTACCGTCATACTTGTTCCATTGATTATCTCCACCCTTAGGATAATCAAACTCTCTTGTATCGGTATTAACTATTGCATACTCATTTGTCTTTTCTCCAAAGTATATCCTTGGGTTATCAAGCTTTATATTTGTACTATTTTCAGGTGGAATATCCTTTATAACAAAGTCTGGCTGGCCTTCTGTGGTTACAGAATTAACTTTATTCATTACAATTCCATATCCATGAGTATATATAAGGTGTTTATTTTGCCATGTACTTGCATTTCCTTCAAGCTTTTGAAGATCTATTTCTCTTGGCGCAACAAAAACTTGATTATACTTTCCGTTTATATTATATCTATCTACGTCTATATCATTAAAATCATAGTAGTATCTTATAACTTGTACTTGGTTGTAAAATTCAAGTGCTGGTTTATAAGAATTAATTTTTATATTATTTATTGTATCATCATTTGCCCTTATATCTTCCTTTGTTAAATTGTTTTTAACCTCAAAGGTACTCTCTTCAATTTTATCAATGTTGTATGCCTTTCTAGTAAAAGCTATATTATTTTCTATATACGGCTTCTCAAGGCTTATTTGATTTGATTTCACTAAAAACCTTTCAACTGCAACAGAGGTTAATGTTTCACCAACTATAAGCACAAATATGAGAGCAACTGAAACAATTATAGGTTTAACCTTAGACCTTAAAACACTTATAAATACAACTATAGCTGAAATAATAGAAAGAATGCTTATTATTCTATAAAAAACTAAAGTAACTTTTGTATCAGTATACCCTGCTCCAAATACAACACCTGTTGGGCTATATACTAAATTCCACCCTCTTATCATATAACCTAGAGAAAGCATTAGAAGAATTAGCGCAGATACCACAGCAAGCTGCTTTCCTGCAAATCTAGTAAGACCACTTTTAATTACTCTTACATTATTAAAAGCTCCTCTAATATCCCCTGTAAAAAACCTATCTTTAGCATTCATAATAAAGTAAATAACTAAGGTTATTGCAACTAAGAACACTAGAAAAGAAATAACTGCAGCATATAGGGACTCTATAAGAGGGAGTTTGAATATATAAAAGGATACATCTCTGCTAAATAGAGGGTCCTTTAAATCAAAGCTTGTAGCATTGCTAAATTGAAGTATTCTATACCAATAGGTTGAAGCTATGCCAAAGGATATTAAAAATGATATTATTGCATTTACAATAATAAATATCTTTTTCTCTGTTGCCTTTTTGTTTGGAGTAATCTCAACAATATTGGCGATTTTTATAAAGCTTGCCCTAAGACTTCTGTAGTATATCCAAATAGCAATATAAACTATAAGAAAAATAGGTACCAAAAGCTTAAGTATGGCTAGTACTTTAGTAAAGTAGATATTAAGATAATCTACTTCAATAAACCATTTAACATTAACAATAAAATTAACTATTGTGTCAAAAAACACTGCAGCTAAAATAATTAAAAATAGGGTTGTAAAACCAAAAAATCTTTTTTTCATAAAACTATTCCTTTCAACTATGCTTTATCTATCCATTCCAAGCAGCTTTCCAAAGGTAGTATTTTTAGTTTCTATTGCTCCCACTGGGCATAACTCCTGACAGCAGAAACATCTAATACAAGCCTTCATGTTCCAAGTTGGCTTTAGCTTATTATCCTTATTAACCATATTAATAACTTTTCCTTGCTCAGGGCAAACTTCTTCACATCTTTTACATCCTATACACTTATCGTCTATTAATGAAGGGCTTGGAGCCAACATTCCAGTTAGAAATCTTGATACTGTCGGATTTGAAAAGTGAAATGCCCCCCCTTGTCTAGTAAGCTTAAAGTTTCTAGCCTTCATTGACTCTATCTTTTCTCCCACAACTTCAATATCCCTTGGAAGCACAGCTCCCCATTTGCTATCATAAACTTCTTTTAAAGTTGGGGTCTTAAGAGGATCATCATAACCTATAAGTCTTACCGCTACTGAATCAACAGCACTTATGCTATCTCCCATAATAATTGTATCCATTTTGTGTGGATTTCCATTCTTCGGACCATTACCTTCCATGGCAACAATACCGTCAAGTATAGCAAAGCTTGTTCCCACAAGTGTATTTAAGTCTAGAAGCATTTTGCAGAAATTATTAGCATCAGGCATTCTTGTATGCCAGCCTGCTTTTTGAGTTCCTGAGATACATCCAAACTGATTTTTAATTGCTCCAGTAAAATAAGCCATAGCATGAGTTTTAAGCTTTGGAAGACTTATAACTACATCGGCTTCATATGGAGCCTTTGCAATATCCCAAGATTTGCAAAGTATTGAGTTATCCAGCTTGACATGAACAGTTTCTGTAAAAGAATCAAACTTAACTCCATACTTGTTAGCAACCTCCATAAGACCGCTCTTTTCTGCAGCCTTTCTTGAATCTCCGAACCCAGGAGAATCTCCAAAGGTTATATCATTTGTATACTCCTTAACTATTCTTATAACTGCTTCAAACATTGCATAGTGAGTTACTACAGGTGAACCTGCCTTTTCTATACTAAGCATGTTAGGCTTAAGCAAAACCTTGCTTCCCTGTGGTATAAGCTTTCTAAGATACGCCTCTCCACCTAATAGTTCAAAGCCTTCTCTTAGCTTTTTCTCTATTAAATCTACATCATAATCTATACACTTTAGTAATGCTACTTTTTTCATAAGCTCCATCTCCATGCAGTATTAATCTGAAATTAAATATTTTCTTTCCTTAAGTTCTTTTATAATTCTATCAATAATTTCTTCATTGTCTGCTTCAATAGTGTGAATATGAACTCCTCCTGTTAACGTAGATAAAGGTTCTGCCTTGTATTGTTTAAATTTTTCTATAAAGTTCTGAACATCATAGAGAGTTTTAATCATCAGCATACCTCTCATTTCACCATAAAGAGGATGTTCTATTATAACATCTTCTATAGTTCCTCCAAACTTTACAATGCAGGTTAGTTCATCTTCTATATTTTCTGACCTGTGACTTACGGCTATAATTCTTTTTATCTTATGCTTATTTTCCTTAGGGGTTATATAGCCTTCAGGAGTTGCAATAACATTTAAGCCCTCAGCTCTTAATATTGCAATATCCTTTACAATAACCTGCCTGGTAACTCCATATTCCTTGGCTAAGTCCTGTCCCTTTTGCGGCTCTTTTCTATTTATTAAAAGTTCCTTTATAAACCTTCTTCTTTCACTCGAACTCATTTATATGCTCTCCTATTCTAAAAGCGTGGATAAATCCACGCTTAGTTTCTACTGTCACAAGCTTTTAGTATGTCTAATTCTCTATCACCAACAATAGAATTATTATGGTGATTTTTTATAAGATAAAGAAATCTTTCATTATAATTACCTATATCTTTTAAAATATTATAGCCCTTCTCTGCATGATTATAGTATACATCAACACTTTTTAAGCTGTTTAATCTTTTCAGCTTTCCCTTAGATATACTATCTATCATTACCATTAAAGACTTTTCTATAGGATTAAGAGTTTTACAAACCTTACCTATGTCATGAAGCAGAGCTACCTTTATTAAAACTTCATTACTAATTTCATCTTCTTTGCATATCCTTAAAACATCTTGAGCTACATTTATACAATGCTTTTGCTCATAGGTAGCCAGCTTATTAAAAAGCTGCTTTTCATTATCATTTAAAATATTATCAACAAAATCTTTATCCTTTGAATCCATCTTAGAAATCAGCGACCAGTAGAACTGCTTTACTCTATATAAAGACATATCATTTCACCTTGTTCTTTCTAGCATACACTTACATTTTAATACATTTGATTATACTAGTCTATTAACAATTTGTTAATGAGATTTTACTTTTTCTAAATACTTTGATTTTAATGAATTTATGCATTAATATAGAATGTGAGTTAAATTTATGGAGTCTATAGCACGAGGGGGGGCTAATTCTATGAAGTTTTTTCAGAAATTAAATTTTAAAAATGGAAGTAAAAGCACGTTGGATTATAATCTGCGTATAAACAATTTAAATGGCATCTTGCAGGCTTTATCCATAAACTTAGTAGTGCCTTTTGCAAGTATTTATACCAAAAGACTTAATGGCACAGATAATGATATTGCCCTTTTAAATGCCTATCCATCTATATTTTCTATCCTTGCAGTTTTTTTAGGTACATACTTATTTAGAAAGTTTAAAAACAAGAAAAAAGTAACTGCTTTGTTCTTTGGTCTTGGACGTTCTTTCTTTTTGCTATTTATATTTATTCCTTTTCTTCCAGCATGGCTAAGACCTGGATTATTTGTACTCCTATACGGTGCTATGAGTTTTCCAAATTCTATAGCTAATATGGGCTGGCAATCTTACCTTGCAGATTTGTTTCCCGAGAAATGGAGAGGTAGAGCTTTTTCAAGAAGAAGTTCTCTTTCTACTATAAGCGCACTTATTGTAACCCTTATAACAGGAAATCTGCTTTATTTTATTCCTAAAAATGATTCTCAACGAATGCTATTATACCAAATATTCTTTATTATAGCTTTTATCGTAGCTATATTTGAAGTTTTATCTCTTATAAAACACAGACTAGATAGGAATAATAAACAAATTGAAACCATTACTGAATTTAAAAACGAATCACTAATCGATAGCCTTAAAAATATATCAAAGCTTGTTATATCAAATAAACGCTTTTTAGATTACTGTATTTGCGTAGTTATATTTCATTTTGCTTGGCAAATGGGATGGCCAATATTCTTTACCTACGAGTATGACATACTTCATTCAAATGAACTTTGGTCATCTATTATTGCTACAGTTTCCTCAATTTTTCAAGCTTTAACTTTCCCATTATGGCAGAAGCTTTCAGAGAAAAAAGGAAATACTTTTGCTATAGCCTTAGCAGTTTTAATTATGTCTATAACCCCGTTTTTGTATATAGTATCTAGAAGCATAGTCCATGTAGTTATTTTTAATGTCATAACAGGTGCAGCAGTTGCTGGTACGGTACTACTTCTTTTAAGCAACCTTTATGAATCAGCTCCAAATGAAAATAGAACTCTTTATATAGGTATTTATACTGTGCTGACAAATATAACTTTAATGTTTGCACCTATCCTTGGAATGAAGCTTAAGGGATTAACAAATATTTATATAGCTCTAGCTGTTGTAGGAATTCTTAGGTTTTTATCTGCAGTTGTTTTCTATCTTAGATATAAAAAATACAAGAAAGCTAGCCTTTAATTGGCTAGCTTTCTAATTTACTTCTTTGCACCTTCACCTAAATAAGCTTTCTTGACTTCTTCATTGCTTAACATTTCCTTACCCGCACCTTTAAGCTTTATAGCTCCTGTTTCAATAACATAGCCGATATCAGCTATATGAAGAGCAGCATTAGCATTTTGTTCTATTAAGAGAACAGTAACTCCCTGTCTGTGAATTTCTTTTATAATACTGAAAATATCTTTAACTATTAAGGGGGCCAAACCTAAAGAAGGCTCATCCATCATTAAAAGCTTTGGTCGAGACATTAAGGCTCTTCCAACAGCAAGCATCTGCTGTTCTCCACCTGATAATGTACCAGCAGACTGCCAGCTTCTCTCTTCAAGTCTTGGAAAAAGCTTGTATACCCACTCTAAGTCCTCTTTGATTTTTTTCTCATCCCTTCTAGTAAAAGCACCAATTCTAAGATTTTCTATTACTGAGAGGTTTGGAAATACTCTTCTTCCTTCAGGTACAAGAACAATTCCATTATCCACCATATTCTTAGTCTTCACACTTAAAAGGTCTTTGTCGTTATACTTTATAGATCCGCTCTTAGGTTTAACAAGCCCCATAATTGAACGAAGCATAGTGCTTTTCCCTGCTCCATTAGCACCAACCAAAGTTACAATCTTTCCTTCCTCAACTTCAAGGCTTATTCCCTTTAAAGCTTCAATACCACCATAGGACACTACTAAATTATCTATTTTAAGCATCTTCTTCATTCACCCCCAGATAAGCCTCTATTACCCTCTGGTTATTTTGTATTTCATAAGGGCTTCCCTCAGCTATGGTTACACCGTAATCAAATACATAAATCCTGTCTGAAATATCCATTACAACCTGCATATGATGTTCAATCATAAAAATAGTCAAATCAAATTCATCTCTTATTTGCTTTATGAAATGAGTTAGGTCTTCTGTCTCCTTTGGATTCATTCCTGCAGCAGGCTCATCTAAAAGAAGTATCTCAGGATTTGTTGCAAGTGCTCTTGCTATTTCAAGTCTTCTCTGCTTTCCATAGGGCAGTGAGCTAGCTTTTTCATATTTTAAATCCATTAGACCTACTTTATCTATAAGCTCTAGAGACTTATCAAGCATCTGTTTTTCTTCTCTTCTATACCTAGGAAGCTTAAATACAGAACTAAAAACGTCAGACTTTATGTGAAGATGATTAGCTATAAGCACATTATCAAGCACGCTTAAGTCCTTAAACAATCTTATATTCTGAAAGGTTCTAGCTATTCCCTGCTTTGTTATCTTGTCCGGTTTAATTCCTGTAATATCTTTATCCTTGTAACATATTTTTCCAACTGTAGGTGTATAAACTCCTGTTATCATATTGAAGGCAGTGGTTTTTCCTGCTCCGTTAGGCCCTATTAAAGCTACAATTTCACCTTGATTAAGCTCAAGGTTGAAGTCCTTAACTGCAACTACTCCGCCAAACTGCATAGTTATATTATCTGTCTTAAGCAAACTCATCACTCGTTACCTCCTTTTTGTAGAGGCTTTCTTGTTATTATGCTTATAAACTTATTCCAACTAAATTCCCTTGTTCCCATAAGCCCTTTGCTAAAGAACAAAACAACGACCATAAGAAGTGCTGAAAAAACAACCATTCTTAATCCCGAAATAGCTGGTATAAATAAGAAGCCTTCATCTAAGAATCTTAGTGCCTCTCCTGCAATTGTTATAACAAAAGCTGAAATAATAGTTCCTGTGATACTTCCCATACCACCAAGAACTATTATAAGAAGTATGTTAAAGGTTAATGGAAACTTGAACATATTAGGGTCTATTGTTCCTAATAGGTTTCCTAGAAGCCCTCCCCCTACTCCTGCAAAGAAGGCTCCAATCATAAAGGATAAAAGCTTATGCTTAAAGAGGTTTATTCCCATACTTTCCGCAGCTATTTCATCTTCCCTTATTGCTTTTAAGGCTCTTCCATAGCTGCTGTTTATAAGTTGTCTCATAAAAAATATGGTAAATAACGCAATTCCAAAAGTCCACCATAGATTTGTTGTATTTGGAATACCCTTTATTCCTAAAGCTCCATTTGTAATGCTCTGAGTGTTTGTAAATACTATTCTTATAATTTCAGCAAAGCCTAATGTGGCTATTGCTAAATAATCCCCCTTAAGCTTAAGTACAGGTGCACCAATTAAAAAAGCTACAAAAGCTGATAATAATCCTGCTATTAATAGTGCAGGTAGAAATGGAAGACTTATATTTTCCAAGGGTTTTACTATAGGTACCATGAAAAAATTTTGTGCTTTTGTTGCTGCAGACATAGTTAATAGCGCAGTTACATATGCTCCTACAGCCATAAAGCCTGCATGTCCTAAAGAAAATAAACCTGTAAAGCCATTTATTAAATTCATACTAAGCCCAAGAACTACATATATGGCACAGTTATTTAGTATTCTTACTACATATCTGTCTAAAAACATATTTGCAAATACTACAAATAAAAGAACTAAGGCTAAAGCCCCATATGTGAGCATTAAATTTCTATTACTAAAAAATTTTTTAATACTTTTAAAAATCAACTTCATTTTACTCACCTACACTTTCTCTGAGATATTCTCGCCCATG
The genomic region above belongs to Clostridium swellfunianum and contains:
- a CDS encoding DUF362 domain-containing protein; this encodes MKKVALLKCIDYDVDLIEKKLREGFELLGGEAYLRKLIPQGSKVLLKPNMLSIEKAGSPVVTHYAMFEAVIRIVKEYTNDITFGDSPGFGDSRKAAEKSGLMEVANKYGVKFDSFTETVHVKLDNSILCKSWDIAKAPYEADVVISLPKLKTHAMAYFTGAIKNQFGCISGTQKAGWHTRMPDANNFCKMLLDLNTLVGTSFAILDGIVAMEGNGPKNGNPHKMDTIIMGDSISAVDSVAVRLIGYDDPLKTPTLKEVYDSKWGAVLPRDIEVVGEKIESMKARNFKLTRQGGAFHFSNPTVSRFLTGMLAPSPSLIDDKCIGCKRCEEVCPEQGKVINMVNKDNKLKPTWNMKACIRCFCCQELCPVGAIETKNTTFGKLLGMDR
- a CDS encoding NAD(P)/FAD-dependent oxidoreductase, with product MDYDVLILGGGIIGCAAAYELSKYSLNIALIEKDYDIADDVALINSAVVYDGMECDDSMISKLEAMGNSMFDELSQKFNVPFKRTGGLLIAGNDKEEQKLIQLYDRAVKRGLQNIQLLDSKEVYEMEPNLNSKVTKALYSKNIGVVCPYDLAIAYAEVAFDNGVNFKLEEEVLDIQKITRGFRVETNKNKFTCKMVINTTPGKSYSIDKNEDSFQNSTGHLKYFLFEREFKGIFSKIVFNISEQGERVYTIPSVHGSAIAALATNDNINYAEGVSKVSNLVNGIKDGDITSFYKSAFYDNLVLIDDSSVDKGYIKISAKHYAEVTMTPSIASIICETVVSNFNCKLKKDFHDKRREFYRFRDLSNEERDQIIQLDKRYGKIVCLCEKITEGEIVESIRRPLGARTLEGVKRRTGATLGSCQGSYCMNKIVSILARETNKKITDIVKDSKNSRIILNRIKEFDGV
- the serS gene encoding serine--tRNA ligase, whose product is MLDLKRIRTNPEEVKALLATRGEAFPPFIDEIVALDEKRREVLVQVETLKSRRNQVSAEIPKLKKAGQDVEPIMAEMKKVGEDIKVLDADLAEIDDKIQNILLRIPNIPNLKVPEGKSDADNIEIRKWGEPNKFAFEPKAHWELGTNLDILDFDRAGKITGSRFTVYKGLGARLERAIINYYLNTHIDVAGYTEIMPPFMVNRKSMTGTGQLPKFEEDAFKIANTDYLLIPTAEVPVTNLYSDEVLNGTDLPIKHAAYSACFRSEAGSAGRDTRGLIRQHQFNKVELVKFTKPEQSYEELEKLTNDAERVLQGLGLAYRVVRLCKGDLGFSSAMTYDIEVWMPSYNRYVEISSCSNFEDYQARRANIRYKENPKDKPQYVHTLNGSGVAIGRTVAAILENFQREDGTIEIPEALRPYMGGAEVIK
- a CDS encoding UPF0182 family protein, whose amino-acid sequence is MKKRFFGFTTLFLIILAAVFFDTIVNFIVNVKWFIEVDYLNIYFTKVLAILKLLVPIFLIVYIAIWIYYRSLRASFIKIANIVEITPNKKATEKKIFIIVNAIISFLISFGIASTYWYRILQFSNATSFDLKDPLFSRDVSFYIFKLPLIESLYAAVISFLVFLVAITLVIYFIMNAKDRFFTGDIRGAFNNVRVIKSGLTRFAGKQLAVVSALILLMLSLGYMIRGWNLVYSPTGVVFGAGYTDTKVTLVFYRIISILSIISAIVVFISVLRSKVKPIIVSVALIFVLIVGETLTSVAVERFLVKSNQISLEKPYIENNIAFTRKAYNIDKIEESTFEVKNNLTKEDIRANDDTINNIKINSYKPALEFYNQVQVIRYYYDFNDIDVDRYNINGKYNQVFVAPREIDLQKLEGNASTWQNKHLIYTHGYGIVMNKVNSVTTEGQPDFVIKDIPPENSTNIKLDNPRIYFGEKTNEYAIVNTDTREFDYPKGGDNQWNKYDGKAGIKMNLLNRVLFTINQRNINFLLSRDINSDSKILINRNIKDRVQKIAPFLNYDSDPYIVASEGKLYWIIDAFTTSDRYPYSQPVKNINYIRNSIKVVIDASDGITNFYIVDNNDPIAASYKKIFPSLFKDINTLSQDIKDHFRYPEDLFNVQNTILGKYHMTDPGVFYNGEDLWEVSKTQKKVGEDQEVNEGAYVVMKLPNHDKEEMILLEYFNMRNKDNMVALFGARMDKENYGKLVLYKFPTQKTIYSPYLFKQKINQDPVISKEISLWNKEGSEIMYGDTMIIPINNSLLYVEPIYLRATGKNSIPEMKRIVVGFGDKLILVDSIDIALQQIFNYTEVQPQTPNVPAVPNNPGTADPNIKEKIKNAKDIFDKAIESQKNGDWAKYGEYIKNLQDILSELNK
- a CDS encoding L,D-transpeptidase family protein; amino-acid sequence: MKKTWVLSTLFTLSIIFLPPFLMDLDKENKEINSDDVKVIQVEHIDTDSEKNKYQDDITTFYSNTSFKKTYYISGDRVNVYSDSSGSDKLLRYLRKNDVIVAYNERNGYIYCEDNNGRFGWVRKNKDNLSGEINKKTTYKVDVDLTKQLIFIYKDNKELREIKCSTGLIGNADTETPVGNFEIQNKGTFFFSPKYNQGGKYYIKFFSNYLIHSIPTDKNGNIIEEEKDKLGVPVSHGCIRVPVEESKWIYDNIPVGSAVSIHY
- a CDS encoding transcription repressor NadR, with translation MSSSERRRFIKELLINRKEPQKGQDLAKEYGVTRQVIVKDIAILRAEGLNVIATPEGYITPKENKHKIKRIIAVSHRSENIEDELTCIVKFGGTIEDVIIEHPLYGEMRGMLMIKTLYDVQNFIEKFKQYKAEPLSTLTGGVHIHTIEADNEEIIDRIIKELKERKYLISD